In Candidatus Binatia bacterium, one DNA window encodes the following:
- a CDS encoding adenylate/guanylate cyclase domain-containing protein, giving the protein MRGWLRPSLRARILLPYAALLLAVLLATLWVLGAAVSGWVEASLRRQFDATGHVFRALLGERARRLTGETELLAADFALKRAIATYDPGTIASVAVNQRERLGVELLWITDERGRLLAAAGGEAVVGSEVRAIEPLASVMRSGVARVAVNELGGGLKLLVATSVLAPDPIGYLLAGVPIDDASARRLATATGTQISFVTAQRVLASSLPAERRTAALPAIREALERSDAHATLGRADAPEALGRADALAEPASAAASDEARDTFLVSVDGTRLLSILLPIEAAVREPVFVLVQASYDGALGPLRRLPAHVALIGAAALLAALVVGGLIAGGIAAPLRSLAGAMRAVLAGDLSQRVTLRRDDEVGFLARAFNEMAEGLEERERVKATFGRFVSRDIAAAVLSDAPALAGERREVTILFQDVRGFTTIAERTPPDVLIRVVNRLFTEMVAAVEEQGGVVRQFVGDGVMALFGAPVAHADDPDRAVRAALAMVARLPALNEAIAADGIPPIRIGVGIHTGEVVAGCLGPDERSEYGVVGDAVNLASRIEGLTRELGATILVSADTARRLSPGFVLGRREVLAVRGKQEPVEVVEVLG; this is encoded by the coding sequence CGAGTCTGCGCGCGCGCATCCTGCTGCCGTACGCCGCGCTGCTGCTCGCCGTCCTGCTCGCGACGCTGTGGGTGCTCGGCGCCGCGGTGAGCGGCTGGGTCGAGGCGAGCCTGCGCCGGCAGTTCGACGCCACCGGCCACGTCTTCCGCGCGCTGCTCGGCGAGCGCGCGCGACGTCTCACCGGCGAGACCGAGCTGCTCGCGGCCGACTTCGCGCTCAAGCGCGCGATCGCGACCTACGACCCCGGCACGATCGCTTCGGTCGCCGTCAATCAACGCGAGCGGCTCGGCGTCGAGCTGCTGTGGATCACCGACGAGCGCGGGCGTCTCCTCGCGGCCGCGGGCGGCGAGGCGGTCGTCGGCAGCGAGGTGCGCGCGATCGAGCCGCTCGCGAGCGTCATGCGCAGCGGAGTGGCGCGTGTCGCGGTCAACGAGCTCGGCGGCGGGCTCAAGCTGCTCGTTGCGACCTCGGTGCTGGCGCCCGATCCGATTGGCTACCTGCTCGCCGGCGTGCCGATCGACGACGCGAGCGCGCGCCGGCTCGCGACCGCGACCGGCACGCAGATCAGCTTCGTCACCGCGCAGCGCGTGCTCGCGTCGTCGCTGCCCGCGGAGCGTCGCACGGCGGCGCTGCCGGCGATCCGCGAAGCGCTCGAGCGGTCCGACGCGCACGCGACGCTCGGTCGTGCGGACGCTCCTGAGGCGCTCGGTCGAGCGGACGCGCTTGCGGAGCCGGCGTCGGCGGCTGCGTCGGACGAAGCGCGCGACACCTTCCTCGTCTCCGTCGACGGCACGCGCCTGCTCTCGATCCTGCTGCCGATCGAGGCCGCGGTGCGCGAGCCGGTCTTCGTCCTCGTGCAGGCGTCCTACGACGGGGCGCTGGGTCCGCTGCGGCGGCTGCCCGCGCACGTGGCCCTGATCGGCGCCGCGGCGCTGCTCGCGGCGCTGGTCGTCGGTGGGCTCATCGCGGGCGGCATCGCGGCGCCACTGCGCTCGCTCGCGGGCGCGATGCGCGCGGTGCTCGCCGGCGACCTCTCGCAGCGCGTGACGCTGCGGCGTGACGACGAGGTCGGCTTCCTCGCGCGCGCGTTCAACGAGATGGCCGAAGGACTCGAGGAGCGCGAGCGGGTCAAGGCGACGTTCGGACGCTTCGTGTCGCGCGACATCGCGGCGGCGGTGCTGAGCGACGCGCCGGCGCTCGCGGGCGAGCGTCGCGAGGTGACGATCCTCTTCCAGGACGTGCGCGGCTTCACCACGATCGCCGAGCGCACGCCGCCCGACGTGCTGATCCGCGTCGTCAACCGGCTGTTCACCGAGATGGTGGCCGCGGTGGAAGAGCAGGGCGGCGTCGTGCGGCAGTTCGTCGGCGACGGCGTGATGGCGCTCTTCGGCGCGCCGGTCGCGCACGCGGACGATCCGGACCGCGCGGTGCGCGCCGCGCTCGCCATGGTGGCGCGCCTGCCGGCGTTGAACGAGGCGATCGCCGCGGACGGCATTCCGCCGATCCGCATCGGGGTCGGGATCCACACCGGAGAGGTGGTCGCCGGGTGCCTCGGACCCGACGAGCGCAGCGAGTACGGCGTCGTCGGCGACGCGGTGAACCTCGCGAGCCGCATCGAGGGTCTGACGCGCGAGCTCGGCGCGACGATCCTCGTCTCCGCCGACACCGCGCGCCGCCTGTCGCCGGGCTTCGTGCTCGGACGGCGAGAGGTGCTCGCCGTGCGCGGCAAGCAGGAGCCCGTCGAGGTGGTCGAGGTGCTCGGCTGA
- a CDS encoding DUF6600 domain-containing protein — translation MHLHEDGRRDSASRGAAWLERLGRTASAALTLVLSLFLSMGAATAAEDDWEPRVARVAWTEGDVSYLNADAEEWAPVEINAPLVTGDRFYSGPGAKAELELPGGIHARVDEETELDLLELSDRAVHVRVGLGTATFRVRDVPVGHHVELSTPATAVVARTRGVYRVDVEADGVTTVLVRDGEVDAYLGEDRYRLGENRGARFVAYGEGDDEYEPVEVFDASYVEPDRWDQWESERAARVRNAVSYQYVDDDVYGVADLDHYGDWQRHEEYGPIWRPRQVASGWAPFSNGRWVWQDPWGWTWVDYEPWGWAPSHYGRWVYVQDYWAWAPGPVVARPVYAPATVGFLGVSVNTPSLSVSIGIGSGPSVGWVPLGWGEPILPWWRGVGGVVPGRPWWGGWGGPRVVNNTIIKETNITNIDVTNIRYANLERPRGFTAVERDAFVRGDLRRLDLPHDRIREIARPLRGAPEIVPQRESLFATRPAKLREGRRVEPPREALQRAAVTTRAVPASRPAFESKRPLIEQAKGQPVEPRELRRLARAEDGKRSQVQTVAARGQRVVRPAITAEAPKQARGPIERRASAQRGMSERESRTATVPRRETGADRDVSRDGAQAARGGAQGAPTERARARSTTRERGTRDGQSDRPGSVTAERRQPDSTQRRQALDTPERGAPSARASRPDADTREAARTSPNARTASDARTSSAERGRADREAARTRSESAAREQRAAVERDRAQSERRQREQAERTRAEQAARTRNQQAERTRVERAQREQAQRQQTERAQREQAQRQQTERAQTQRREQEAVERQQREQVERQQRQQAERRQRDAAARQQREQQQRERTRVESQQRQQAERAQVERRQREQAQRTQAERAQRERAQREQAQRAQAQRAQAERTQRERAQREQAQRAQAERTQREQAQRAQAQRAQREQAQRAQQQRAQAERARREQAQRAQQQRTQAQRAQREQAQRAQAQRNQREQTRRAPDNDDDPRAASRARQSPRRQSRSGT, via the coding sequence GTGCATCTTCACGAAGACGGCAGACGAGATTCGGCGTCACGCGGCGCCGCCTGGCTCGAGCGCCTCGGGCGCACCGCGAGCGCGGCGCTGACGCTCGTCTTGAGTTTATTCTTGTCGATGGGCGCTGCGACCGCGGCCGAGGACGATTGGGAGCCGCGCGTCGCGCGCGTCGCCTGGACCGAGGGCGACGTCTCCTACCTCAACGCCGACGCCGAGGAGTGGGCGCCCGTCGAGATCAATGCGCCGCTCGTGACCGGCGACCGCTTCTACAGCGGACCGGGCGCGAAGGCCGAGCTCGAGCTGCCGGGTGGCATCCACGCGCGCGTCGACGAAGAGACCGAGCTCGACCTGCTCGAGCTCTCCGACCGGGCGGTGCACGTCCGCGTCGGTCTCGGCACCGCGACCTTCCGCGTGCGCGACGTCCCGGTCGGGCACCACGTCGAGCTCTCGACGCCGGCGACCGCGGTGGTCGCGCGCACGCGCGGCGTCTACCGCGTCGACGTCGAGGCCGACGGCGTCACCACGGTGCTCGTGCGCGACGGCGAGGTCGACGCGTACCTCGGCGAGGATCGCTACCGTCTGGGCGAGAACCGCGGCGCGCGCTTCGTCGCCTACGGCGAGGGCGACGACGAGTACGAGCCGGTCGAGGTCTTCGACGCGAGCTACGTCGAGCCGGATCGCTGGGACCAGTGGGAGAGCGAGCGCGCGGCGCGCGTGCGCAACGCGGTGAGCTACCAGTACGTCGACGACGACGTCTACGGCGTCGCCGACCTCGACCACTACGGCGACTGGCAGCGCCACGAGGAGTACGGACCGATCTGGCGTCCGCGTCAGGTCGCGTCCGGCTGGGCGCCGTTCAGCAACGGCCGCTGGGTCTGGCAGGACCCGTGGGGCTGGACCTGGGTCGACTACGAGCCGTGGGGCTGGGCGCCGTCGCACTACGGCCGCTGGGTCTACGTGCAGGACTACTGGGCGTGGGCGCCGGGTCCGGTCGTCGCGCGACCGGTGTACGCGCCGGCGACGGTCGGCTTCCTCGGCGTGAGCGTCAACACGCCGAGCCTCTCGGTGTCGATCGGCATCGGCTCCGGACCGTCGGTCGGCTGGGTGCCGCTCGGCTGGGGCGAGCCGATCCTGCCGTGGTGGCGTGGCGTCGGCGGCGTCGTGCCGGGCCGTCCGTGGTGGGGCGGCTGGGGCGGCCCGCGCGTCGTCAACAACACCATCATCAAGGAGACCAACATCACCAACATCGACGTGACGAACATCCGCTACGCGAACCTCGAGCGGCCGCGCGGCTTCACCGCGGTCGAGCGCGACGCGTTCGTGCGCGGCGATCTACGCCGCCTCGACCTGCCGCACGACCGCATCCGCGAGATCGCCCGTCCGCTGCGCGGCGCGCCGGAGATCGTCCCGCAGCGCGAGAGCCTGTTCGCGACGCGGCCGGCGAAGCTGCGCGAGGGTCGGCGCGTCGAGCCGCCGCGCGAAGCACTGCAGCGCGCGGCCGTCACGACGCGTGCGGTGCCGGCGTCGCGTCCCGCGTTCGAGAGCAAGCGTCCGCTGATCGAGCAGGCGAAGGGTCAGCCGGTCGAGCCGCGCGAGCTGCGGCGTCTGGCTCGCGCCGAGGACGGCAAGCGGTCGCAGGTGCAGACCGTGGCGGCGCGCGGCCAGCGCGTCGTCCGGCCGGCGATCACGGCGGAGGCGCCGAAGCAGGCGCGCGGTCCGATCGAGCGCCGTGCGAGCGCGCAGCGCGGGATGTCCGAGCGCGAGTCGCGCACCGCGACGGTGCCGCGACGCGAGACGGGTGCGGACCGCGACGTGAGCCGCGACGGCGCGCAAGCCGCACGGGGCGGCGCGCAAGGCGCGCCGACCGAGCGCGCGCGTGCGCGCTCGACGACGCGCGAGCGCGGCACTCGCGATGGGCAGAGCGATCGTCCGGGCAGCGTCACCGCCGAGCGGCGACAGCCCGATTCGACGCAGCGGCGCCAGGCGCTCGATACGCCGGAGCGCGGCGCGCCGAGCGCCCGGGCGAGCCGCCCGGACGCCGACACCCGCGAGGCGGCGCGCACGTCGCCCAACGCGCGCACGGCCTCGGATGCCCGCACGTCGAGCGCCGAGCGTGGCCGAGCCGACCGCGAGGCGGCGCGCACGCGGAGCGAGAGCGCCGCGCGCGAGCAGCGCGCCGCGGTCGAGCGCGACCGCGCGCAGAGCGAGCGCCGTCAGCGCGAGCAAGCCGAGCGGACGCGCGCCGAGCAAGCGGCGCGCACGCGCAACCAGCAGGCCGAGAGGACGCGCGTCGAGCGCGCGCAGCGCGAGCAGGCGCAACGTCAGCAGACCGAGCGCGCGCAGCGCGAGCAGGCGCAGCGTCAGCAGACCGAGCGCGCGCAGACGCAGCGTCGCGAGCAGGAGGCCGTCGAGCGCCAGCAGCGCGAGCAGGTCGAGCGCCAGCAGCGTCAGCAGGCGGAGCGCCGTCAGCGCGACGCCGCGGCGCGCCAGCAGCGCGAGCAGCAGCAGCGCGAGCGCACCCGGGTCGAGAGCCAGCAGCGACAGCAAGCGGAGCGCGCGCAGGTCGAGCGGCGTCAACGCGAGCAGGCGCAGCGCACACAGGCCGAGCGTGCGCAACGCGAGCGCGCACAGCGCGAGCAGGCGCAGCGAGCTCAGGCACAGCGTGCGCAAGCCGAGCGGACACAGCGTGAGCGCGCACAACGCGAGCAAGCGCAACGCGCGCAGGCCGAGCGCACCCAGCGTGAGCAGGCGCAACGCGCCCAGGCGCAGCGCGCGCAACGCGAGCAGGCGCAGCGCGCCCAGCAGCAGCGTGCCCAGGCCGAGCGCGCACGACGCGAGCAAGCCCAGCGTGCCCAGCAGCAGCGCACCCAGGCCCAGCGCGCACAGCGCGAGCAGGCCCAGCGTGCGCAAGCGCAGCGCAACCAGCGCGAGCAGACGCGCCGCGCGCCGGACAACGACGACGATCCGCGCGCCGCGTCGCGCGCGCGGCAGAGCCCGCGCCGCCAGTCGCGCAGCGGCACCTGA
- a CDS encoding CehA/McbA family metallohydrolase, translating to MRVSFSALALAVALVASLGVPRAVAHVAHDGVDERTALVNGVCEGGDPITPTQVIEGSFPHELQGSYVMVPFVVPPGTTQLRVKYCWDRPEGDVSVGHTIDLGLWEPRPPGGTWGVEQFRGWGGSSHPDVTLTPQGFSTEEEYLEDPKGHVPGRTTRGFLPGPIPPGEWAAELGVAAVVSAEEGDADGRVRWRLEIELSSNPEFAAEPYRPALYDRAPARRGPDWFAGDMHVHAEHSALGDATMREVFDYAFRPLAEGGAGLDFITLSDYVTPSAWGEIGRYQDDYPGKLVIRSSEIITYTGHTNNHASLTYVDHRTGPVYEWLGDDEVELLRPARPARDLFRVVRQHRGWTQINHPTIFPSSDPTLRRFCRGCPWDFTVAQTDFSLVDAIEIQTGPAAFGDAPNPFTLTAIEFWEAALDRGHKIAAVGSSDSHHAGRTRDVTQTPIGRPTTVVYARHLSEQGIRDGVRAGHTYVKLLGNDGPDLRFEARATGGNRAIMGDTLYARSAELTARVFNLPEDAPPHTLYLVRNGKVVESFPVDAPDVTFTVRATGPARYRLQLQRGEVIVAVTSPIWLESPGATEPTRLPKLGR from the coding sequence GTGCGGGTTTCGTTCTCGGCCCTGGCCCTCGCCGTCGCGCTGGTCGCGAGCCTCGGCGTGCCGCGCGCCGTCGCGCACGTCGCGCACGACGGCGTCGACGAGCGCACCGCGCTGGTGAACGGCGTCTGCGAGGGCGGCGACCCGATCACGCCGACGCAGGTGATCGAGGGCTCGTTCCCGCACGAGCTGCAGGGCTCCTACGTGATGGTGCCGTTCGTGGTGCCGCCGGGGACGACCCAGCTGCGCGTCAAGTATTGCTGGGACCGCCCGGAGGGCGACGTCTCGGTCGGACACACGATCGACCTCGGCCTCTGGGAGCCGCGTCCGCCGGGCGGCACGTGGGGCGTCGAGCAGTTCCGCGGCTGGGGCGGCTCGAGCCATCCGGACGTGACGCTGACGCCGCAGGGCTTCTCCACCGAGGAGGAGTACCTCGAGGATCCGAAGGGGCACGTCCCGGGCCGCACGACGCGCGGCTTCCTGCCGGGTCCGATCCCGCCCGGCGAGTGGGCGGCCGAGCTCGGCGTCGCGGCCGTCGTGTCCGCCGAGGAGGGCGACGCGGACGGCCGGGTGCGCTGGCGTCTCGAGATCGAGCTGTCGAGCAACCCGGAGTTCGCGGCCGAGCCGTACCGCCCCGCGCTCTACGACCGCGCGCCGGCGCGTCGCGGTCCCGACTGGTTCGCGGGCGACATGCACGTCCACGCCGAGCACTCGGCGCTCGGCGACGCGACCATGCGCGAGGTGTTCGACTACGCCTTCCGTCCGCTCGCCGAGGGCGGCGCCGGGCTCGACTTCATCACGCTGTCCGACTACGTGACGCCGTCCGCGTGGGGCGAGATCGGCCGCTACCAGGACGACTACCCGGGGAAGCTCGTCATCCGCAGCTCGGAGATCATCACCTACACCGGACACACCAACAACCACGCGAGCCTGACCTACGTCGACCATCGCACGGGTCCGGTCTACGAGTGGCTCGGTGACGACGAGGTCGAGCTGCTGCGGCCCGCGCGTCCGGCGCGCGATCTGTTCCGCGTCGTGCGCCAGCACCGCGGCTGGACGCAGATCAACCATCCGACGATCTTCCCGTCGTCCGACCCGACGCTGCGCCGCTTCTGCCGCGGCTGCCCGTGGGACTTCACGGTCGCGCAGACCGACTTCTCGCTGGTCGACGCGATCGAGATCCAGACCGGTCCGGCCGCGTTCGGCGACGCGCCGAACCCATTCACGCTGACCGCGATCGAGTTCTGGGAGGCGGCGCTCGACCGCGGCCACAAGATCGCCGCGGTGGGCTCGAGCGACTCGCACCACGCCGGGCGCACGCGCGACGTGACGCAGACGCCGATCGGCCGTCCGACGACGGTGGTCTACGCGCGTCACCTCTCGGAGCAGGGCATCCGCGACGGCGTGCGGGCAGGCCACACCTACGTCAAGCTGCTCGGTAACGATGGTCCCGACCTGCGCTTCGAGGCGCGCGCGACCGGCGGCAACCGCGCGATCATGGGCGACACGCTCTACGCGCGCTCGGCGGAGCTCACGGCGCGCGTCTTCAATCTCCCCGAGGACGCGCCGCCGCACACGCTGTACCTCGTGCGCAACGGCAAGGTCGTCGAGTCGTTCCCGGTGGACGCTCCCGACGTAACGTTCACCGTGCGCGCCACCGGACCCGCGCGCTATCGCCTGCAGCTCCAGCGCGGCGAGGTGATCGTCGCGGTGACGAGCCCGATCTGGCTCGAGTCGCCGGGCGCGACCGAGCCGACGCGGCTGCCCAAGCTCGGTCGGTAG
- a CDS encoding PAS domain S-box protein — MTVTEGAGRGLRADLERLRVITQLAGVPIAQFDARRRYVWANEEYGALVGRRVDDLVGRELAEVVGARAYEVIEPFVARVLRGERVEYDVELDLRTGRRAVHSVLAPTLDDDGAVTGWIGIVRDLTERRRFEETQARLAAIVASSDDAIVGKTLDGVVTSWNEGAERLFGFAADEMIGQPIQRIIPPDRIDDMAHILKQIRAGRRVDHYETERVRKDGRRIHVSLTVSPIKDAAGRVIGASKIARDVTERKRNEAEIREALGLLATLHRTSARLSAELDLRNLVQVAVDIATEVTHARFGAFFFAAHDESGASHVQVALSGNAHDAFGALPIPRESSLLGATFPGGETIRLADVRRDPRYGSNAPYEGTPPGHPAIVSYLATPIVLREEVLGGLFLGHPEPDVFSERDERFVKAFAAQAAVAMENARLYELERKSRARAEAANRAKDDFLSMVSHELRTPLQSMLGWVAVMRQGLVSPERMARAIDAIERSGRVQAKLIDDLLDVSRMVHGTFEIERRPVAVRTVCEAAVEAIRPEAIRKGVTLEATIEDDLVVVGDAVRIEQIITNLLRNAVKFTPAGRGVYVSLRRQGDSACVVVRDEGEGIDAEFLPHVFERFRQAEEVRKRTTSGLGLGLAIVKSLVEHHHGEVEAQSPGRGQGATFTVRLPLASQHVAGAGEGAGSSGSARAR; from the coding sequence ATGACCGTGACCGAAGGCGCCGGGCGCGGGCTGCGCGCCGACCTCGAACGCCTTCGGGTGATCACGCAGCTCGCCGGCGTACCGATCGCGCAGTTCGACGCGCGACGGCGCTACGTCTGGGCGAACGAGGAGTACGGCGCGCTGGTCGGACGTCGCGTCGACGACCTCGTCGGGCGCGAGCTCGCCGAGGTCGTGGGCGCGCGCGCGTACGAGGTGATCGAGCCGTTCGTCGCGCGCGTGCTGCGCGGCGAGCGCGTCGAGTACGACGTCGAGCTCGATCTTCGGACCGGACGTCGCGCGGTGCACTCGGTGCTCGCGCCGACGCTCGACGACGACGGCGCGGTCACCGGCTGGATCGGCATCGTCCGCGACCTCACCGAGCGCAGGCGCTTCGAGGAGACGCAGGCGCGTCTCGCGGCGATCGTCGCGAGCTCGGACGACGCGATCGTCGGCAAGACGCTCGACGGCGTCGTCACGAGCTGGAACGAGGGCGCGGAGCGGCTCTTCGGCTTCGCCGCCGACGAGATGATCGGCCAGCCCATCCAGCGCATCATCCCGCCGGACCGCATCGACGACATGGCGCACATCCTGAAGCAGATCCGCGCCGGGCGACGGGTCGACCACTACGAGACCGAGCGGGTGCGCAAGGATGGCCGCCGCATCCACGTGTCCTTGACGGTGTCGCCGATCAAGGACGCGGCCGGCCGGGTCATCGGCGCCTCCAAGATCGCGCGCGACGTCACCGAGCGGAAGCGCAACGAAGCGGAGATCCGCGAAGCGCTCGGGCTGCTCGCGACGCTGCACCGCACGAGCGCGCGGCTCTCCGCGGAGCTCGACCTGCGCAACCTCGTCCAGGTCGCGGTCGACATCGCGACCGAGGTCACGCACGCGCGCTTCGGCGCGTTCTTCTTCGCGGCGCACGACGAGTCCGGCGCGTCGCACGTCCAGGTCGCGCTCTCCGGTAACGCGCACGACGCGTTCGGCGCGCTGCCGATCCCGCGCGAGAGCTCGCTCCTCGGCGCGACCTTTCCCGGCGGCGAGACCATCCGGCTCGCGGACGTACGCCGCGACCCGCGCTACGGGAGCAACGCACCGTACGAGGGCACGCCGCCCGGGCATCCGGCGATCGTGAGCTACCTCGCGACGCCGATCGTCCTGCGCGAGGAGGTGCTCGGCGGTCTCTTCCTCGGCCATCCCGAGCCCGACGTGTTCAGCGAGCGCGACGAGCGCTTCGTCAAGGCGTTCGCCGCGCAGGCGGCGGTCGCGATGGAGAACGCGCGCCTCTACGAGCTCGAGCGCAAGTCACGCGCGCGCGCCGAGGCCGCGAACCGCGCGAAGGACGACTTCCTCTCGATGGTGTCGCACGAGCTGCGCACGCCGCTGCAGTCGATGCTCGGCTGGGTCGCGGTCATGCGCCAGGGGCTCGTGTCGCCGGAGCGCATGGCGCGCGCGATCGACGCGATCGAGCGCAGCGGCCGCGTGCAGGCGAAGCTGATCGACGATCTGCTCGACGTCTCGCGCATGGTCCACGGGACGTTCGAGATCGAGCGTCGGCCGGTCGCGGTGCGCACCGTGTGCGAGGCGGCGGTCGAGGCGATCCGTCCCGAGGCGATCCGCAAGGGGGTCACGCTGGAGGCGACGATCGAGGACGACCTGGTCGTCGTCGGCGACGCCGTGCGCATCGAGCAGATCATCACCAACCTCTTGCGCAACGCCGTGAAGTTCACGCCCGCCGGACGCGGCGTGTACGTGTCGCTGCGGCGTCAAGGCGACAGCGCGTGCGTCGTCGTGCGCGACGAGGGCGAGGGCATCGACGCCGAGTTCCTGCCGCACGTCTTCGAGCGCTTCCGGCAGGCGGAGGAGGTCCGCAAGCGCACGACGAGCGGGCTCGGGCTCGGTCTCGCGATCGTCAAGAGCCTGGTGGAGCACCATCACGGCGAGGTGGAGGCGCAGAGTCCGGGACGCGGCCAGGGTGCGACGTTCACGGTGCGGCTGCCGCTCGCCTCGCAGCACGTCGCCGGCGCGGGCGAGGGGGCCGGCTCGTCCGGCTCCGCGCGCGCGCGGTGA
- a CDS encoding response regulator, which yields MLHGLGILIVEDEDDIREAMTAFLEGEGYTVVQARDGDEALRLLRSEQRFCLVLLDLFMPVKDGWEFRAEQLSDPAIADVPVIVLSADRSAPQKARMLGAIECMVKPIDFAHLLDTVATHC from the coding sequence ATGTTGCACGGTCTCGGCATCCTGATCGTCGAGGACGAGGACGACATCCGCGAGGCGATGACGGCGTTCCTCGAGGGCGAGGGCTACACCGTCGTGCAGGCGCGCGACGGCGACGAGGCGTTGCGCCTGCTGCGCTCCGAGCAGCGCTTCTGCCTGGTGCTGCTCGACCTCTTCATGCCGGTCAAGGACGGCTGGGAGTTCCGCGCCGAGCAGCTCAGCGACCCCGCGATCGCCGACGTGCCCGTGATCGTCCTCTCGGCCGACCGCAGCGCGCCGCAGAAGGCGCGCATGCTCGGCGCGATCGAGTGCATGGTGAAGCCGATCGACTTCGCGCACCTGCTCGACACGGTCGCGACGCACTGCTGA
- a CDS encoding glutathione S-transferase N-terminal domain-containing protein, whose amino-acid sequence MIDLYTAPTPNGHKVSIALEELGLPYEVHTINLMAGEQKRPEYLKLNPNGRIPTIVDRDEDDFAVFESGAILIYLAEKTGKLMPTDRKGRSRVIQWLMFQMGGIGPMMGQANVFFRYFPEKIQPAIDRYQNECRRLFEVLNTRLGESEYLAGDYSIADIANWAWVRTYKWSGVSIDGLEHLQRWMAALAARPACQRGIEVPFKMPDLTGDPKATEEFAKGAQTILQR is encoded by the coding sequence ATGATCGACCTCTACACCGCGCCGACGCCCAACGGGCACAAGGTTTCGATCGCCCTCGAGGAGCTCGGGCTGCCCTACGAGGTGCACACGATCAACCTGATGGCCGGTGAGCAGAAGCGGCCGGAGTACCTGAAGCTCAACCCGAACGGCCGCATTCCGACGATCGTCGACCGCGACGAGGACGACTTCGCCGTCTTCGAGTCGGGCGCGATCCTGATCTACCTCGCGGAGAAGACCGGCAAGCTCATGCCGACGGACCGCAAGGGCCGCTCGCGCGTCATCCAGTGGCTGATGTTTCAGATGGGCGGCATCGGCCCGATGATGGGGCAGGCGAACGTCTTCTTCCGCTACTTCCCGGAGAAGATCCAGCCGGCGATCGACCGCTACCAGAACGAATGCCGGCGGCTGTTCGAGGTGCTGAACACGCGGCTCGGCGAGAGCGAGTACCTCGCCGGCGACTACTCGATCGCCGACATCGCGAACTGGGCCTGGGTGCGCACCTACAAGTGGTCGGGCGTGTCGATCGACGGCCTCGAGCACCTGCAGCGCTGGATGGCGGCGCTCGCCGCGCGACCGGCGTGTCAGCGCGGCATCGAGGTGCCGTTCAAGATGCCCGACCTGACCGGCGACCCGAAGGCGACCGAGGAGTTCGCGAAGGGCGCGCAGACGATCCTCCAGCGCTGA
- a CDS encoding MBL fold metallo-hydrolase, whose protein sequence is MAADRTHDRALGRVTVLGAERGGRYPYGNSLLVTGSEESLLVDPSLSLVTRAERPHADRVLNSHCHEDHVAGNHLYPDVPWLLHEADAPGIRSLDAMLGIYGGSPASQAALREMLVRTFHFQARPDPTTFADGDVFDLGGVRVRVIHAPGHTRGHCVLHVEPDDVLYLGDIELSSFGPYYGDVWSSLADFERTLAMVRDLRARWYVTFHHVGVLEGYDAFRDRLDRFAAVIATREARLLEFLATPHTLDEIVAHRFIYRPQDTMAFVDDVERRSMSQHLERLLAAGRVRELEPGRYVAC, encoded by the coding sequence GTGGCGGCCGATCGGACCCACGATCGCGCGCTCGGCCGGGTCACGGTGCTCGGCGCGGAGCGCGGCGGACGCTACCCGTACGGCAACTCGCTGCTCGTCACGGGCAGCGAGGAGTCGCTGCTGGTCGATCCGTCGCTGTCGCTCGTCACGCGCGCCGAGCGCCCGCACGCCGACCGCGTGCTGAACAGCCACTGCCACGAGGACCACGTCGCCGGAAACCATCTCTACCCCGACGTGCCGTGGCTGCTGCACGAGGCCGACGCGCCCGGCATCCGCTCGCTCGACGCGATGCTGGGGATCTACGGCGGCTCGCCGGCGAGCCAGGCTGCGCTGCGCGAGATGCTGGTGCGCACCTTCCACTTCCAGGCGCGCCCGGATCCGACGACGTTCGCGGACGGCGACGTGTTCGATCTGGGCGGCGTCCGCGTGCGCGTCATCCACGCGCCCGGCCACACGCGCGGCCACTGCGTGCTGCACGTCGAGCCGGACGACGTGCTCTACCTCGGGGACATCGAGCTCTCGAGCTTCGGTCCGTACTACGGCGACGTGTGGTCGTCGCTCGCCGACTTCGAGCGCACGCTCGCGATGGTGCGCGATCTGCGCGCGCGCTGGTACGTGACCTTCCACCACGTCGGCGTGCTCGAGGGCTACGACGCGTTCCGCGACCGCCTCGACCGCTTCGCCGCGGTGATCGCGACGCGCGAGGCGCGGCTCCTCGAGTTCCTCGCCACACCGCACACGCTCGACGAGATCGTCGCGCACCGCTTCATCTACCGTCCGCAGGACACGATGGCGTTCGTCGACGACGTCGAGCGCCGCAGCATGTCGCAGCACCTCGAGCGGCTGCTCGCCGCGGGGCGCGTGCGCGAGCTCGAGCCCGGGCGGTACGTCGCCTGCTGA